In one Mus pahari chromosome 21, PAHARI_EIJ_v1.1, whole genome shotgun sequence genomic region, the following are encoded:
- the Pex3 gene encoding peroxisomal biogenesis factor 3 has protein sequence MLRSTWNFLKRHKKKCIFLGTVLGGVYILGKYGQKKIREIQEREAAEYIAQARRQYHFESNQRTCNMTVLSMLPTLREALMQQLNSESLTALLKSRPSNKLEIWEDLKIISFTRSIVAVYSTCMLVVLLRVQLNIIGGYIYLDNATVGKNGTTILAPPDVQQQYLSSIQHLLGDGLTELVTVIKQAVQRILGSVSLKHSLSLLDLEQKLKEIRILVEQHRSSWNDKDVCKSSLCQYMMPDEETPLAAQAYGLSPRDITTIKLLNETRDMLESPDFSTVLNTCLNRGFSRLLDNMAEFFRPTEQDLQHGNSINSLSSVSLPLAKIIPIVNGQIHSVCSETPSHFVQDLLMMEQVKDFAANVYEAFSTPQQLEK, from the exons gAGTATATATCCTGGGAAAATATggacagaaaaaaattagagaaatacaAGAAAGAGAAGCTGCAGAATACATTGCCCAAGCTCGGCGACAGTACCATTTTGAAAGCAACCAGAGGACTTGCAATATGACAG TGCTTTCCATGCTGCCGACACTGAGGGAGGCCTTAATGCAGCAGCTCAACTCGGAGAGTCTGACAGCTCTGTTGAAAAGCAG acctTCAAACAAGCTTGAAATATGGGAGGACCTAAAGATAATAA gTTTCACAAGAAGTATTGTAGCTGTATATAGCACGTGTATGCTGGTGGTTCTTTTGCGAGTCCAGTTAAACATAATTGGTGGATATATTTACCTGGATAATGCAACAGTTGGCAAAAATGGCACT ACCATTCTTGCTCCTCCAGACGTACAGCAGCAGTATTTATCAAGTATTCAACACCTCCTTGGAGATG GCCTGACAGAGTTGGTCACTGTCATTAAACAAGCTGTCCAAAGGATCTTAGGAAG TGTTTCTCTTAAACATTCCTTGTCCCTTTTGGACTTGGagcaaaaactaaaagaaatcagAATTCTTGTTGAGCAGCATCGGTCTTCTTGGAATGATAAAGATGTGTGCAAGTCTTCACTGTGCCAGTACATGATGCCAGATGAGGAGACACCATTGGCAGCTCAG gccTATGGGCTTTCTCCCAGAGATATTACCACTATTAAACTTCTCAATGAGACAAGAGACATGCTGGAAAG TCCAGATTTTAGCACAGTTTTGAATACCTGTCTAAACAGAGGCTTCAGTCGGCTTCTAGACAACATGGCTGAATTCTTTCGACCCACTGAGCAGGACCTACAACATGGTAACTCCATAAACAG TCTGTCCAGTGTCAGCCTGCCTTTAGCTAAGATAATTCCCATAGTGAACGGGCAGATCCATTCAGTGTGCAGTGAGACGCCTAGTCATTTTGTGCAG GATCTGCTGATGATGGAACAAGTGAAAGACTTTGCTGCTAACGTGTACGAAGCATTTAGTACCCCCCAACAGCTGGAGaaatga